One region of Fragaria vesca subsp. vesca linkage group LG4, FraVesHawaii_1.0, whole genome shotgun sequence genomic DNA includes:
- the LOC101309724 gene encoding probable xyloglucan endotransglucosylase/hydrolase protein 28-like isoform 2 gives MGYYLVALVVLVAVVSASAKTLPIMSFDEGYNKLFGDDNLMILKDGKSVHLTLDERTGSGFVSQDLYIHGFFSASIKLPTDYTAGVVVAFYMSNSDMFPKNHDEIDFEFLGNIRGKEWRVQTNVYGNGSTETGREERYNLWFDPSEDYHQYSILWTDSQIIFYVDNIPIRVVKKSESMGGDYPSKPMSLYATIWDGSGWATDGGKYRVNYKYAPFRAEFSDLVLHGCAVDPIEQVSKKCDKTQGSEYIPTGVTRLQRMRMESFRKRQMTYSYCYDRIRYKVAPPECVITPQEAERLRVFDPVTFGHGHRRQRKHHHRSSSRASVADTSSV, from the exons ATGGGTTACTACTTGGTTGCTTTGGTTGTTCTTGTAGCAGTTGTGTCTGCCTCAGCCAAAACTCTACCAATCATGTCCTTTGATGAAGGATACAACAAGCTCTTTGGGGACGACAATCTGATGATTCTTAAGGACGGGAAATCCGTTCATCTTACGTTAGACGAACGGACAG GGTCTGGATTTGTTTCTCAAGACCTTTACATTCATGGGTTCTTCAGTGCCTCTATTAAGTTACCAACTGATTATACTGCCGGAGTTGTTGTCGCCTTTTAT ATGTCGAATTCTGACATGTTCCCCAAGAACCATGACGAAATCGATTTCGAGTTTCTGGGGAATATAAGAGGGAAAGAGTGGAGGGTTCAGACCAACGTTTATGGCAATGGAAGCACTGAAACTGGGAGAGAAGAGAGATACAATCTCTGGTTTGATCCTTCTGAGGATTACCACCAGTACAGTATTCTCTGGACTGACTCTCAAATCAT ATTCTATGTTGACAATATTCCCATTAGAGTGGTTAAGAAATCAGAGTCGATGGGTGGTGATTATCCCTCGAAGCCAATGTCATTGTATGCTACAATATGGGATGGATCTGGTTGGGCTACCGATGGAGGCAAATACAGAGTCAACTACAAGTATGCACCATTCAGGGCCGAGTTCTCTGACCTTGTTCTGCATGGCTGTGCAGTTGATCCAATTGAACAGGTATCAAAGAAATGTGATAAAACCCAAGGTTCTGAATATATCCCTACCGGTGTTACCCGCCTACAAAGAATGAGAATGGAGAGTTTCAGGAAGAGGCAGATGACATACTCCTATTGCTACGACAGAATAAGATACAAGGTAGCTCCACCAGAGTGTGTGATCACTCCCCAAGAAGCTGAAAGACTCCGTGTGTTTGACCCGGTTACATTCGGGCATGGACACCGTCGTCAACGAAAACATCACCACAGGAGCAGCAGCAGAGCAAGCGTAGCAGACACTTCTTCTGTTTGA
- the LOC101309724 gene encoding probable xyloglucan endotransglucosylase/hydrolase protein 28-like isoform 1: MGYYLVALVVLVAVVSASAKTLPIMSFDEGYNKLFGDDNLMILKDGKSVHLTLDERTGPLCFRSGFVSQDLYIHGFFSASIKLPTDYTAGVVVAFYMSNSDMFPKNHDEIDFEFLGNIRGKEWRVQTNVYGNGSTETGREERYNLWFDPSEDYHQYSILWTDSQIIFYVDNIPIRVVKKSESMGGDYPSKPMSLYATIWDGSGWATDGGKYRVNYKYAPFRAEFSDLVLHGCAVDPIEQVSKKCDKTQGSEYIPTGVTRLQRMRMESFRKRQMTYSYCYDRIRYKVAPPECVITPQEAERLRVFDPVTFGHGHRRQRKHHHRSSSRASVADTSSV, encoded by the exons ATGGGTTACTACTTGGTTGCTTTGGTTGTTCTTGTAGCAGTTGTGTCTGCCTCAGCCAAAACTCTACCAATCATGTCCTTTGATGAAGGATACAACAAGCTCTTTGGGGACGACAATCTGATGATTCTTAAGGACGGGAAATCCGTTCATCTTACGTTAGACGAACGGACAGGTCCGTTGTGTTTCA GGTCTGGATTTGTTTCTCAAGACCTTTACATTCATGGGTTCTTCAGTGCCTCTATTAAGTTACCAACTGATTATACTGCCGGAGTTGTTGTCGCCTTTTAT ATGTCGAATTCTGACATGTTCCCCAAGAACCATGACGAAATCGATTTCGAGTTTCTGGGGAATATAAGAGGGAAAGAGTGGAGGGTTCAGACCAACGTTTATGGCAATGGAAGCACTGAAACTGGGAGAGAAGAGAGATACAATCTCTGGTTTGATCCTTCTGAGGATTACCACCAGTACAGTATTCTCTGGACTGACTCTCAAATCAT ATTCTATGTTGACAATATTCCCATTAGAGTGGTTAAGAAATCAGAGTCGATGGGTGGTGATTATCCCTCGAAGCCAATGTCATTGTATGCTACAATATGGGATGGATCTGGTTGGGCTACCGATGGAGGCAAATACAGAGTCAACTACAAGTATGCACCATTCAGGGCCGAGTTCTCTGACCTTGTTCTGCATGGCTGTGCAGTTGATCCAATTGAACAGGTATCAAAGAAATGTGATAAAACCCAAGGTTCTGAATATATCCCTACCGGTGTTACCCGCCTACAAAGAATGAGAATGGAGAGTTTCAGGAAGAGGCAGATGACATACTCCTATTGCTACGACAGAATAAGATACAAGGTAGCTCCACCAGAGTGTGTGATCACTCCCCAAGAAGCTGAAAGACTCCGTGTGTTTGACCCGGTTACATTCGGGCATGGACACCGTCGTCAACGAAAACATCACCACAGGAGCAGCAGCAGAGCAAGCGTAGCAGACACTTCTTCTGTTTGA
- the LOC101309440 gene encoding anthranilate synthase component II-like — protein MASLSAHLSSKQSHLLLLSPKPLQNPRPTLISLPSSNPKIQTGIKLHDGFKVNGSLHVNEAIVKTSVSEKRANSPIIVIDNYDSFTYNLCQYMGELGCLFEVYRNDELTVEELKKKNPRGVLISPGPGTPQDSGISLQTVLELGPIVPLFGVCMGLQCIGEAFGGKIVRSPYGVVHGKSSPVYYNEKEKDSLFAGLSNPFTAGRYHSLVIEKDSFPSDELEITAWTEDGLIMAARHKKYKYLQGVQFHPESIITSEGRTIVGNFVKLIEKSESESEN, from the exons ATGGCTTCCTTGTCAGCTCACCTTTCTTCAAAACAATCCCACCTGCTCCTTTTGTCACCGAAACCCCTTCAAAACCCTCGTCCCACACTGATCTCTCTGCCCTCCTCAAACCCAA AAATCCAAACCGGCATCAAACTGCATGATGGGTTCAAGGTGAATGGCTCATTGCATGTCAATGAAGCCATTGTGAAGACTTCAGTTTCTGAGAAGAGGGCCAACAGTCCCATTATTGTCATCGATAACTATGACAGCTTCACCTACAATCTCTGTCAG TATATGGGAGAGCTCGGATGTCTGTTTGAAGTTTATCGCAATGATGAACTAACAGTGGAAGAACTGAAAAA GAAAAATCCTAGAGGAGTTTTGATTTCCCCAGGACCAG GCACACCCCAAGATTCTGGAATATCATTGCAAACTGTGTTGGAGTTGGGACCCATTGTCCCTTTATTTGGTGTGTGTATGGGTCTGCAGTGCATTGGGGAGGCTTTTGGAG GGAAGATCGTTCGTTCTCCTTATGGTGTCGTGCATGGGAAGAGCTCTCCAGTTTATTATAATGAGAAAGAGAAAGACAGCTTATTTGCTGGACTATCAAA TCCTTTCACTGCTGGTAGATATCACAGCCTTGTGATAGAAAAGGATAGTTTTCCTAGTGATGAACTGGAGATTACAGCATGGACAGAGGATGGACTAATAATGGCTGCTCGTCATAAAAAGTATAAGTACCTTCAG GGGGTTCAGTTCCATCCTGAGAGTATCATAACTTCAGAAGGCAGGACCATTGTTGGGAACTTTGTAAAATTGATTGAGAAGAGTGAATCAGAATCTGAAAATTAG